In Aspergillus oryzae RIB40 DNA, chromosome 6, one genomic interval encodes:
- a CDS encoding uncharacterized protein (predicted protein), producing MLPKICYFLFYLFLTLVAATPVALEERAPKQAPSDLGIKRQVIDNVNKPPKASKSQFIEYSSILTFKDGSKITNDHIVGLAKAAWEEMYNEHMKKDKNSVDVPSVMTAMKVGNEVYLASSMKGGHSRYIYVEREDGMKPDSGKKTPGTDKKPGSDKKNPGDKKNPGDKKNPGDKKNPGSDKKTPADPPAEFYGEFTSVLKDNAKDVMEALIDVSKQSQGHKNGKTAAVEQAATSSANGQGSKNTKGGNPPKDPTILQHRTSASCGEIMVSLEYRLAHKQDTLRRKTPKPKIVAWAGNKKTGKGGKIMDPCGKNSGKQDNDACGENWGCAAFTGPAGMDFDVIRSTNPIDPSTKGFPEFTHRNVDFPTPAKIPSQ from the coding sequence ATGCTCCCAAAAATCTGTTACTTCCTATTctacctcttcctcaccctcgtCGCAGCCACCCCGGTGGCATTGGAAGAGAGAGCCCCCAAGCAGGCCCCCTCAGATCTCGGCATCAAGCGCCAGGTAATCGACAACGTCAACAAGCCTCCCAAAGCAAGCAAAAGTCAATTCATCGAGTACTCCTCCATCCTCACCTTCAAGGACGGTAGCAAAATCACCAATGACCATATCGTCGGACTCGCCAAAGCCGCCTGGGAGGAGATGTACAACGAGCAcatgaagaaagacaagaacagcGTTGACGTACCCAGCGTCATGACTGCAATGAAAGTCGGTAATGAGGTCTATCTTGCGTCTAGCATGAAGGGCGGCCATAGTCGTTATATCTAcgtggagagggaggatgGAATGAAGCCTGATTCTGGGAAGAAGACTCCTGGTACTGATAAGAAGCCTGGCTCGGATAAGAAGAATCCTGGAGACAAGAAGAATCCTGGAGACAAGAAGAATCCTGGAGACAAGAAGAATCCCGGTTCAGACAAGAAGACTCCTGCGGACCCGCCAGCGGAGTTCTATGGTGAATTCACGAGTGTTTTAAAGGACAATGCTAaggatgtcatggaagcCTTGATCGACGTCAGCAAGCAGAGCCAGGGCCACAAGAATGGTAAGACCGCCGCGGTGGAACAGGCGGCAACGAGCTCAGCGAATGGTCAAGGTTCGAAGAACACAAAGGGAGGAAACCCTCCTAAAGATCCcaccatcctccagcatcgGACTAGTGCCAGCTGTGGCGAGATCATGGTATCTCTCGAGTATCGCTTAGCTCACAAGCAAGACAcgctgagaaggaagactCCCAAGCCCAAGATTGTTGCATGGGCTGGGAATAAGAAGACGGGAAAAGGGGGCAAGATCATGGATCCTTGTGGTAAAAATTCGGGTAAGCAGGACAATGATGCATGCGGCGAGAATTGGGGTTGTGCTGCTTTTACCGGGCCAGCAGGCATGGATTTCGATGTTATCCGGTCGACCAACCCGATTGATCCTAGCACCAAGGGCTTTCCAGAGTTCACCCATAGGAATGTGGACTTTCCCACGCCTGCCAAGATTCCGTCGCAGTGA
- a CDS encoding uncharacterized protein (predicted protein): MQPICILTFRNCVNPLLGPKVTRLVWSTLARNRRLQDHNKGLTLTLLGLLSRRSFTSHFHKMATNSTTSQKDNLVSSEPGHWEDTQPEIDWETESQNFRDVIDQSMNIVRRAGFPDVDDWHLPLNGGNIYCYAAIFLSQLPNLKSLRLDYSLVWWDGYPGIMLKQALFSPNGVLSTFQHLEVVDYGGNVPIAESEDIYSDESPDSYPPYNPDQFMAWFCLPSLRHLNIWLRDIEGLRETVPDLDLSKLETLILARTTISEDDVAFLLSRTPNLRNLHLGMAYAWGRELVLQDAPTLANALKSVSKTLHQLSLGVELYPSNLGDRYWDGEEDHFHDSFRDILHSFPNLVSAEIPLSVLMGWYMQDAPKLGPLLPKSIRHLCLREDLRCFYDFEWEQDEVNDLIRKFISNWRAYTPGLKSITWRLWDQNYSTGWEEFQEDLRKACADAGLTLEIVVDDLGTGLWSRECSSFEGAVALQ, translated from the exons ATGCAGCCCATCTGCATTCTTACCTTCCGAAATTGCGTAAATCCACTTCTTGGCCCCAAAGTTACTCGCCTCGTATGGTCGACACTAGCTCGCAATCGTCGCTTGCAGGATCACAATAAGGGTCTCACGCTTacccttctcggccttctttctcGAAGGAGCTTTACCTCCCATTTCCACAAAATGGCTACCAACAGCACAACCTCGCAAAAAGACAA TCTTGTATCCTCCGAACCAGGACACTGGGAAGACACCCAGCCGGAGATAGATTGGGAAACAGAGTCCCAGAATTTCCGCGATGTCATCGACCAATCCATGAACATTGTCCGACGGGCCGGATTTCCCGACGTCGATGACTGGCACCTACCCCTAAATGGCGGGAACATCTACTGCTACGCCGCCATCTTCCTGTCACAACTTCCCAACTTAAAGTCCCTACGTCTGGACTATTCATTGGTCTGGTGGGACGGGTACCCAGGCATCATGCTCAAGCAggccctcttctccccaaACGGAGTACTCTCCACATTCCAACATCTTGAGGTAGTAGACTACGGGGGCAATGTCCCCATCGCCGAAAGTGAGGATATATACAGTGACGAATCACCCGATAGCTATCCTCCATATAATCCGGACCAATTCATGGCCTGGTTCTGTCTCCCCTCGTTACGTCACTTGAATATATGGCTCCGAGACATTGAAGGACTAAGGGAAACAGTCCCGGATCTCGACCTCAGCAAACTAGAAACACTCATCCTCGCACGAACCACCATCTCCGAAGACGACGTCGCATTCTTACTCTCCCGGACGCCCAATTTAAGAAACCTCCACCTTGGGATGGCCTACGCCTGGGGCAGAGAGTTAGTTCTCCAAGATGCACCCACACTAGCTAACGCCCTAAAGTCCGTAAGCAAGACCCTACACCAACTCTCTCTGGGAGTAGAACTCTACCCATCCAACCTGGGAGACCGCTACTGGGATGGCGAAGAGGATCACTTTCACGACTCATTCCGGGATATCTTACATTCTTTCCCGAATCTGGTATCTGCGGAGATACCCCTCTCTGTTCTTATGGGTTGGTATATGCAAGATGCTCCCAAGTTGGGCCCTCTCTTGCCGAAATCAATACGCCATTTGTGTTTAAGGGAAGATCTGAGATGTTTTTATGATTTTGAGTGGGAGCAGGATGAGGTTAATGATCTGATTCGGAAGTTTATTTCTAATTGGCGTGCTTATACACCCGGGTTGAAGAGTATTACTTGGAGATTGTGGGATCAGAATTATAGTACTGGATGGGAGGAGTTTCAGGAGGATTTGCGTAAGGCTTGTGCGGATGCGGGTTTGACGTTGGAGATTGTCGTTGATGATCTTGGGACTGGGTTGTGGAGTCGGGAGTGCTCTTCTTTTGAGGGGGCGGTGGCACTGCAGTAA
- a CDS encoding uncharacterized protein (TPR repeat), with protein MATPTNGSFLSAVTTIANTYLSRGQTDESSRLFSALANLREAANDDAIATAHTFGLLVVTFLENGQWKAAADIGTLVVDARVALLGSENPSTLTAMSNLAAAYWGQGRWSEAAELGRRVTEIRTRVLGEEHPQTLNSMSNLASTYAKQGRFMEAEAIGLRLLEVQGRTRGDGDPSTLSSIGNLATTYTGLGRYDDAERWERRVVERSEMLFGESHTSTLTWKSNLGVTFREQGKLEEAVRLQSTVLDTCSACLGSKHPLTLSSMANLATTYRDMQRLKEAEELEVKVVDGSKAVLGEHHPETLVAVGNLALTYRCQGRLGDAARLGARAMASMKTSLGEEHPYTLTAMANLALTYQLEGRSPQAERMTFQVLQLMQRSLGEAHPHTLTTMANLGAIYQSQGRWDDAEKVAEQTVRGREMVLGKEHPDTLASMEDLMRVYRVLAADRTMQRAAMR; from the coding sequence ATGGCCACACCCACGAATGGCTCCTTTTTATCCGCCGTAACCACCATTGCGAACACATATCTGTCCCGCGGCCAGACGGACGAATCATCGCGCTTGTTTTCCGCACTCGCCAATCTGCGCGAGGCCGCGAACGATGACGCCATCGCGACCGCACACACATTCGGCCTTCTCGTCGTGACCTTCCTGGAAAATGGACAGTGGAAGGCAGCCGCGGACATTGGGACACTCGTCGTCGATGCAAGGGTTGCCCTGCTCGGTTCGGAGAATCCTTCCACCCTGACCGCGATGAGTAATCTTGCGGCCGCGTACTGGGGCCAGGGTCGGTGGTCGGAAGCCGCGGAACTGGGGCGAAGAGTGACTGAGATTCGGACTCGAGTACTGGGCGAGGAGCATCCACAGACGTTGAATTCCATGTCGAATTTGGCGTCCACGTATGCGAAACAGGGTCGCTTTATGGAGGCAGAGGCGATTGGATTGCGACTGTTGGAGGTTCAGGGACGGACGCGGGGAGACGGCGATCCGTCCACATTGAGTTCCATCGGGAATTTGGCGACCACATATACCGGCCTGGGGCGGTACGATGACGCGGAGCGATGGGAGCGACGGGTGGTGGAGCGGTCCGAGATGCTCTTCGGCGAGTCGCACACGTCTACGTTGACGTGGAAGTCGAATTTGGGTGTTACGTTCCGGGAACAGGGGAagttggaggaggcggtACGGCTTCAGTCGACGGTGCTGGACACCTGCTCGGCTTGTTTAGGGAGCAAGCATCCCCTGACTCTAAGCTCCATGGCGAATCTGGCGACCACATATCGCGACATGCAGCGGTTGAAGGAGGCAGAGGAGTTGGAGGTGAAGGTCGTGGACGGTAGTAAAGCAGTGCTAGGGGAGCATCATCCAGAGACGCTGGTGGCGGTGGGCAATCTCGCCCTCACGTATCGGTGTCAGGGGCGGCTTGGGGATGCGGCGCGACTGGGGGCAAGGGCCATGGCGTCTATGAAGACAAGTCTTGGAGAGGAGCATCCGTATACTTTGACAGCGATGGCAAACTTGGCGTTGACATATCAGCTGGAAGGTAGATCGCCTCAAGCGGAACGGATGACCTTCCAGGTGCTGCAGTTGATGCAGAGGTCCCTTGGCGAAGCGCATCCCCATACGCTGACCACAATGGCGAATCTCGGTGCCATCTACCAGTCCCAAGGGAGATGGGACGATGCAGAGAAAGTGGCGGAACAGACCGTCCGCGGTAGAGAGATGGTCCTCGGGAAGGAACATCCGGATACGCTGGCCTCGATGGAGGACTTGATGCGGGTATACCGCGTCTTGGCCGCCGATCGGACGATGCAACGCGCTGCCATGAGATAG